One window of Hujiaoplasma nucleasis genomic DNA carries:
- the miaB gene encoding tRNA (N6-isopentenyl adenosine(37)-C2)-methylthiotransferase MiaB, with product MEKLHKPDLKLARKRSKEHIETKEYQKTEIINLGLGKKYLIQTHGCQANEADTEVLAGLLEDQAFTKTDIIEETDVLIINTCAIRENAENKVFGELGRLKSYKKVNPNMIIAVAGCMPQEEAVVERILNKYKHVDIVFGTHNVSQFIEYLHYVMVEKKRLIEVFSKEGDIIENLPQARDHRFKAWVNIMYGCDEFCTYCIVPYTRGKERSRQKDYIIKEVKNLVKRGYKEITLLGQNVNSYGLDFDNIDYSFANLLEDLAKLDVPRIKFTTSHPKDFSDDIIDIISKYDNIMPFIHLPVQSGSNSVLKKMNRKYTKEEYLTLVEKIYDKIPNVSLTTDIIVAFPSETEDDFKETLDLVEKARFEGAYTFIYSPRKGTPAASYENNISEEEAKSRLYQLNKLVNEGYLRGNKRFEHQTVKVLVEGPSKTRPDVLSGYTENNKLVNFKGPESLVGKIIEVYIEEAKTWSLDGIIKNS from the coding sequence ATGGAAAAACTTCATAAACCAGATCTTAAACTTGCTAGAAAAAGATCTAAAGAACATATAGAAACAAAAGAATATCAAAAAACAGAAATCATTAACCTAGGTCTAGGTAAAAAATATTTAATTCAAACCCATGGATGTCAAGCCAATGAAGCTGATACAGAAGTCCTTGCAGGTTTATTAGAAGATCAAGCCTTTACAAAAACTGATATTATTGAGGAAACAGATGTCTTAATTATTAATACCTGTGCCATAAGAGAAAATGCAGAAAATAAGGTTTTTGGTGAATTAGGAAGACTTAAAAGTTATAAAAAAGTTAATCCTAATATGATCATTGCCGTGGCTGGTTGTATGCCTCAAGAAGAAGCTGTTGTTGAGAGAATACTCAATAAATACAAACATGTTGATATTGTATTTGGTACTCACAATGTCTCGCAATTCATTGAATACTTACACTATGTCATGGTTGAAAAGAAGCGCTTGATTGAAGTCTTCTCTAAAGAAGGAGACATTATTGAAAACCTTCCTCAAGCAAGAGATCATCGTTTTAAAGCCTGGGTCAACATTATGTATGGTTGTGATGAGTTTTGTACTTACTGTATTGTACCTTATACAAGAGGTAAAGAAAGATCTAGACAAAAAGACTATATCATTAAAGAAGTTAAAAATTTAGTTAAAAGAGGTTATAAAGAAATAACACTTTTAGGTCAAAATGTAAATTCCTATGGTTTAGATTTTGATAATATAGACTATAGTTTTGCTAATCTTTTAGAAGATTTAGCCAAGTTAGATGTCCCTAGAATAAAATTTACAACCTCACATCCTAAAGATTTCTCAGATGATATTATTGATATTATTTCAAAATATGACAATATTATGCCTTTTATACATCTACCTGTTCAATCAGGATCTAATTCAGTCTTAAAGAAGATGAATCGTAAGTACACTAAAGAAGAGTATCTGACTTTGGTTGAAAAAATATATGATAAAATTCCTAACGTATCATTAACCACAGATATTATTGTTGCTTTTCCTAGTGAAACAGAAGATGATTTTAAAGAGACCTTAGACTTGGTTGAAAAAGCTCGTTTTGAAGGCGCTTATACCTTTATATATTCACCAAGAAAAGGAACACCAGCCGCTTCTTATGAAAACAATATTTCTGAAGAAGAAGCCAAATCACGGTTATATCAATTAAATAAACTAGTCAATGAAGGATATTTAAGAGGCAATAAGCGTTTTGAACACCAAACAGTTAAAGTCTTAGTTGAAGGACCTTCAAAAACTAGACCAGATGTTTTATCAGGCTATACAGAAAACAATAAACTTGTTAACTTTAAAGGACCAGAATCTTTAGTAGGAAAAATCATTGAAGTATATATTGAAGAAGCAAAAACGTGGTCTTTGGACGGAATCATCAAAAATTCATAA
- a CDS encoding TIGR00282 family metallophosphoesterase gives MKILFIGDIYMELGQQAFNKYFQMVKSEYKPHFIIVNGENIEKGNGLSKKIYKEYLEQGVNVFTLGNHAFSRNDAREVLDLDYVCRPANYGPGTPGKEWVEYNYNGKKIVVINLLGRIFMHDPIDNPFMKADEILSKIKADYIILDFHAEASSEKYALAHYLDGRVDAVIGTHTHVPTADNMVLPKGTLFLSDVGMTGAQFSVIGGEINQAIRKFVSGMPERVKPESASPLQFNACIMDLDLKTIERINIFEGRNYGKTS, from the coding sequence ATGAAAATATTATTTATAGGTGATATTTATATGGAACTTGGCCAACAAGCTTTTAATAAGTATTTCCAAATGGTTAAGAGTGAGTATAAACCCCATTTCATCATCGTCAATGGCGAAAATATAGAAAAAGGCAATGGACTCAGTAAAAAAATCTATAAGGAATACTTGGAACAAGGTGTGAATGTATTTACCCTTGGTAACCATGCATTCTCTAGGAATGATGCCAGAGAAGTCTTAGATTTAGACTATGTTTGTCGACCAGCCAACTATGGGCCAGGTACACCTGGTAAAGAATGGGTTGAATATAATTATAATGGTAAAAAAATAGTGGTTATTAATTTATTAGGAAGAATCTTTATGCATGATCCAATTGATAATCCTTTTATGAAAGCTGATGAGATACTCTCAAAAATCAAAGCTGACTATATCATCCTTGACTTTCACGCTGAAGCAAGTTCAGAAAAATATGCTCTTGCCCATTATCTTGATGGTCGGGTGGATGCCGTCATAGGAACCCATACCCATGTCCCAACAGCTGATAATATGGTTTTGCCTAAAGGGACTTTATTTTTATCAGATGTGGGCATGACAGGTGCGCAATTTTCTGTCATCGGCGGAGAAATTAATCAAGCCATTAGAAAATTCGTTTCAGGCATGCCTGAAAGGGTAAAACCTGAAAGTGCTTCACCCTTACAATTTAATGCTTGTATCATGGATTTAGACTTAAAAACAATAGAAAGAATTAACATATTCGAGGGGAGAAACTATGGAAAAACTTCATAA
- a CDS encoding NUDIX domain-containing protein codes for MEIFDLYNNKNQKINKEIYRGQPTKEGEYHKIVQLWIRNSKNQYLIQQRNKASDTYPYQWAPTAGCVKKGETSMMAVLREAKEELSLFINSHELIFRDSIIVEDDFANHIIDVYLLEKDIDLDQIMIDPIEVKDVKYASKDLIEQMIKDFQFWNYKTVHENYFDILERS; via the coding sequence ATGGAAATATTTGACTTATACAACAATAAAAATCAAAAAATTAATAAAGAAATCTATCGTGGCCAACCAACAAAAGAAGGCGAATATCATAAAATCGTCCAATTGTGGATTAGAAATTCAAAAAACCAGTATTTAATCCAACAAAGAAATAAAGCCTCTGATACTTATCCATATCAATGGGCACCTACTGCAGGTTGTGTAAAAAAAGGTGAAACATCAATGATGGCTGTTCTTAGAGAGGCTAAGGAAGAACTATCATTATTCATCAATTCACATGAACTCATTTTTAGAGATTCTATTATTGTCGAAGATGATTTTGCTAATCATATTATTGATGTTTATTTATTAGAAAAAGATATAGATTTAGATCAAATAATGATAGATCCTATAGAAGTAAAAGATGTCAAGTATGCAAGTAAAGATTTAATAGAACAGATGATCAAAGACTTTCAATTTTGGAACTATAAGACAGTTCATGAAAATTATTTTGATATTCTAGAAAGAAGCTAA